A single window of Sphaerodactylus townsendi isolate TG3544 linkage group LG03, MPM_Stown_v2.3, whole genome shotgun sequence DNA harbors:
- the LOC125428676 gene encoding zinc finger protein 397-like isoform X2, with protein MKQFLKRRQGDLMHRHTGKGSLSLAQWEAQWQEFLRTVENPHFGWGIPHMPKKQSPWEDAKAFLASFEQVAEACQWPKEEWVTQLLPALSGEAEKDFNSLDVQDREDYGRVKAAILRGDALSREKHREEFRRFCYQVAEGPRGAYSRLREMCHGWLRVENHSKEQILEILILEQLLSILPMEIQSQVRESGPENCSQAVALAEEILLKQEKQASLETGARSVSEAGQVPSENDWRHLPMEIKEEEHGEAGRLGSVGELARELEGSPLVKPKEEEYESNFRDPNGIKKKDGNGRFERRDESIPFQGGGFHEVPVQEEKSTKKGRDKGLHDNQRIRYREKENESRSFGNTFGQSTNMISLKQIPSGEKPYSFLECGNNFGHRTALTLHQRIHSGDDQEDDEDEQLHQLSPDKAKPEGLKKTFRNQDEPKRQKESHIVEKRAEQRISANAGGCSEIIHIVEETYKCLECGMNFSDQTQYNIHLRVHSGKKIHKCLECGKCFLCRAELLRHNRIHTGEKPFGCSECGKSFSQRTNLIQHQRIHSGEKPYKCSECGKRFSRCSDVQRHQRVHTGEKPFQCSECGKRFIQKSSLQQHQRIHMERSNSSFLTCDKSCTS; from the exons ATGAAGCAATTCCTGAAAAGGAGACAGGGAGATTTGATGCATCGGCACACAGGGAAGGGTTCCCTTTCCCTTGCTCAGTGGGAAGCGCAGTGGCAGGAGTTCCTTAGGACAGTGGAAAACCCTCATTTTGGATGGGGAATCCCACACATGCCAAAAAAGCAGTCCCCGTGGGAGGATGCCAAGGCCTTTCTGGCCTCCTTTGAACAAGTGGCCGAAGCCTGTCAGTGGCCAAAGGAAGAGTGGGTGACGCAACTCCTGCCAGCCCTCAGTGGAGAGGCCGAAAAAGACTTTAATAGTCTGGATGTCCAAGACAGAGAGGATTATGGGAGGGTGAAGGCAGCCATCTTGCGAGGAGATGCCCTGAGTCGGGAAAAGCATCGTGAAGAGTTCAGGCGTTTCTGCTACCAGGTGgcagaggggccaagaggagccTACAGCCGACTGCGGGAAATGTGCCACGGGTGGCTGAGAGTTGAGAATCACAGCAAGGAGCAGATCCTGGAAATCTTGATCCTGGAGCAGCTTCTGAGTATCCTGCCCATGGAGATCCAGAGCCAGGTGAGGGAGAGTGGCCCTGAAAATTGCtcccaggcggtggccctggcTGAAGAGATCCTCTTGAAACAGGAGAAGCAG GCATCCTTGGAGACTGGGGCCAGGAGTGTCTCTGAGGCAGGCCAGGTTCCCTCTGAGAACGACTGGAGGCATCTCCCAATGGAAATCAAGGAAGAAGAGCATGGAGAGGCTGGCCGACTGG GAAGTGTAGGTGAGTTGGCCAGGGAATTAGAGGGGTCACCACTGGTGAAACCCAAGGAGGAAGAGTATGAAAGTAACTTCAGGGATCCTAATGGAATTAAGAAGAAGGACGGAAATGGCAGATTTGAGAGGAGGGATGAATCCATTCCTTTCCAAGGAGGAGGCTTCCATGAAGTCCCAGTCCAAGAAGAAAAGTCAACCAAAAAGGGAAGGGACAAAGGCCTCCATGATAATCAAAGAATCCGCtacagggaaaaagaaaatgaaagcaggtCCTTTGGAAATACCTTTGGTCAGAGCACAAATATGATTTCCCTGAAACAAATTCcctcaggagagaaaccatatagtttcctggagtgtggaaacaatTTTGGCCACAGAACAGCCCTTACTCTgcatcaaagaattcattcag GGGATGATCAGGAGGATGACGAAGATGAGCAACTGCACCAATTATCCCCAGATAAAGCCAAGCCTGAAGGTTTGAAAAAAACCTTCAGGAATCAAGATGAaccaaagaggcagaaagaaagcCACATTGTCGAGAAGAGAGCTGAGCAAAGGATTTCTGCGAATGCTGGGGGTTGCAGTGAAATAATACATATAGTGGAGGAAacatacaaatgcttggagtgcGGGATGAACTTTTCAGATCAAACCCAGTATAATATTCATTTACGAGTGCACAGTGGAAAGAAAATccataaatgcttggaatgtggaaaatgCTTTCTTTGCAGAGCAGAACTCCTTAGACATAAccgaatccacacaggagagaagccatttgGCTGCTCAGAATGTGGCAAGAGTTTCTCACAGAGAACAAACCTTATtcagcatcaaagaattcattcgggagagaagccatacaaatgctcagagtgtggaaagaggttcagtcgGTGTAGTGATGTTCAGCGGCACCAAAGAgtccatacaggggagaaaccttttcagtgctcagagtgtgggaaaagATTCATTCAGAAATCCAgccttcaacagcatcaaagaatccacatgGAGAGAAGCAACAGTAGCTTCTTAACCTGTGACAAGAGTTGTACATCTTAA
- the LOC125428676 gene encoding zinc finger protein 397-like isoform X1, producing MKQFLKRRQGDLMHRHTGKGSLSLAQWEAQWQEFLRTVENPHFGWGIPHMPKKQSPWEDAKAFLASFEQVAEACQWPKEEWVTQLLPALSGEAEKDFNSLDVQDREDYGRVKAAILRGDALSREKHREEFRRFCYQVAEGPRGAYSRLREMCHGWLRVENHSKEQILEILILEQLLSILPMEIQSQVRESGPENCSQAVALAEEILLKQEKQASLETGARSVSEAGQVPSENDWRHLPMEIKEEEHGEAGRLAGSVGELARELEGSPLVKPKEEEYESNFRDPNGIKKKDGNGRFERRDESIPFQGGGFHEVPVQEEKSTKKGRDKGLHDNQRIRYREKENESRSFGNTFGQSTNMISLKQIPSGEKPYSFLECGNNFGHRTALTLHQRIHSGDDQEDDEDEQLHQLSPDKAKPEGLKKTFRNQDEPKRQKESHIVEKRAEQRISANAGGCSEIIHIVEETYKCLECGMNFSDQTQYNIHLRVHSGKKIHKCLECGKCFLCRAELLRHNRIHTGEKPFGCSECGKSFSQRTNLIQHQRIHSGEKPYKCSECGKRFSRCSDVQRHQRVHTGEKPFQCSECGKRFIQKSSLQQHQRIHMERSNSSFLTCDKSCTS from the exons ATGAAGCAATTCCTGAAAAGGAGACAGGGAGATTTGATGCATCGGCACACAGGGAAGGGTTCCCTTTCCCTTGCTCAGTGGGAAGCGCAGTGGCAGGAGTTCCTTAGGACAGTGGAAAACCCTCATTTTGGATGGGGAATCCCACACATGCCAAAAAAGCAGTCCCCGTGGGAGGATGCCAAGGCCTTTCTGGCCTCCTTTGAACAAGTGGCCGAAGCCTGTCAGTGGCCAAAGGAAGAGTGGGTGACGCAACTCCTGCCAGCCCTCAGTGGAGAGGCCGAAAAAGACTTTAATAGTCTGGATGTCCAAGACAGAGAGGATTATGGGAGGGTGAAGGCAGCCATCTTGCGAGGAGATGCCCTGAGTCGGGAAAAGCATCGTGAAGAGTTCAGGCGTTTCTGCTACCAGGTGgcagaggggccaagaggagccTACAGCCGACTGCGGGAAATGTGCCACGGGTGGCTGAGAGTTGAGAATCACAGCAAGGAGCAGATCCTGGAAATCTTGATCCTGGAGCAGCTTCTGAGTATCCTGCCCATGGAGATCCAGAGCCAGGTGAGGGAGAGTGGCCCTGAAAATTGCtcccaggcggtggccctggcTGAAGAGATCCTCTTGAAACAGGAGAAGCAG GCATCCTTGGAGACTGGGGCCAGGAGTGTCTCTGAGGCAGGCCAGGTTCCCTCTGAGAACGACTGGAGGCATCTCCCAATGGAAATCAAGGAAGAAGAGCATGGAGAGGCTGGCCGACTGG CAGGAAGTGTAGGTGAGTTGGCCAGGGAATTAGAGGGGTCACCACTGGTGAAACCCAAGGAGGAAGAGTATGAAAGTAACTTCAGGGATCCTAATGGAATTAAGAAGAAGGACGGAAATGGCAGATTTGAGAGGAGGGATGAATCCATTCCTTTCCAAGGAGGAGGCTTCCATGAAGTCCCAGTCCAAGAAGAAAAGTCAACCAAAAAGGGAAGGGACAAAGGCCTCCATGATAATCAAAGAATCCGCtacagggaaaaagaaaatgaaagcaggtCCTTTGGAAATACCTTTGGTCAGAGCACAAATATGATTTCCCTGAAACAAATTCcctcaggagagaaaccatatagtttcctggagtgtggaaacaatTTTGGCCACAGAACAGCCCTTACTCTgcatcaaagaattcattcag GGGATGATCAGGAGGATGACGAAGATGAGCAACTGCACCAATTATCCCCAGATAAAGCCAAGCCTGAAGGTTTGAAAAAAACCTTCAGGAATCAAGATGAaccaaagaggcagaaagaaagcCACATTGTCGAGAAGAGAGCTGAGCAAAGGATTTCTGCGAATGCTGGGGGTTGCAGTGAAATAATACATATAGTGGAGGAAacatacaaatgcttggagtgcGGGATGAACTTTTCAGATCAAACCCAGTATAATATTCATTTACGAGTGCACAGTGGAAAGAAAATccataaatgcttggaatgtggaaaatgCTTTCTTTGCAGAGCAGAACTCCTTAGACATAAccgaatccacacaggagagaagccatttgGCTGCTCAGAATGTGGCAAGAGTTTCTCACAGAGAACAAACCTTATtcagcatcaaagaattcattcgggagagaagccatacaaatgctcagagtgtggaaagaggttcagtcgGTGTAGTGATGTTCAGCGGCACCAAAGAgtccatacaggggagaaaccttttcagtgctcagagtgtgggaaaagATTCATTCAGAAATCCAgccttcaacagcatcaaagaatccacatgGAGAGAAGCAACAGTAGCTTCTTAACCTGTGACAAGAGTTGTACATCTTAA